A part of Candidatus Eremiobacteraceae bacterium genomic DNA contains:
- the sat gene encoding sulfate adenylyltransferase: MVQTLMEVALSTHSTLITPHGGTLVDRVAKTGAAMKLAAEAATLPKIALSERALCDVICIATGAYSPLEGFMGSADYNSVVDGMRLVNGTIWPIPIVLPIEESLASRLKAGDKAALVDTSFNMVAIIDISEIYHADHARETLKVYGTSDREHPGVAAVLDAPPHYCAGTITLIAMPKPDYPDEALTPAQTRAKFSELGWRTVVGFQTRNPVHRAHEYLQKVALESVDGLLLHPLVGKTKGDDVPADVRMKCYKVLLEKYYPMGRTVLGVFPAAMRYAGPREAVLHAIARKNYGVSHFIVGRDHAGVGTYYGTFEAQRIFDDIEDELEITIMRFEHSFWCNVCEGMATTKTCPHKAEDRVALSGTKVRDMLRAGERPPAEFSRPEVADVLIAAMAGTTV, encoded by the coding sequence ATGGTTCAAACACTCATGGAGGTCGCTTTGTCCACGCATTCCACTCTCATCACTCCGCACGGCGGCACGCTCGTCGACCGGGTCGCAAAAACCGGCGCGGCGATGAAACTCGCCGCAGAGGCGGCCACCTTGCCGAAAATCGCACTCTCGGAGCGCGCGCTCTGCGACGTCATCTGCATCGCGACCGGCGCCTACTCGCCCCTCGAAGGCTTCATGGGCTCGGCCGACTACAATTCGGTCGTGGACGGCATGCGGCTGGTGAATGGCACCATCTGGCCGATCCCGATCGTGCTTCCGATCGAAGAGTCACTGGCGAGCCGGCTCAAAGCGGGCGACAAGGCGGCTCTCGTCGACACGTCGTTCAATATGGTCGCTATCATCGACATCTCGGAGATCTACCACGCCGATCATGCGCGCGAGACCCTGAAGGTCTACGGCACCTCGGACCGCGAGCATCCCGGCGTCGCGGCCGTGCTCGACGCGCCGCCGCACTACTGCGCTGGCACGATCACGCTCATCGCCATGCCGAAGCCCGACTATCCCGATGAAGCGCTCACGCCCGCGCAGACCCGCGCGAAGTTCTCCGAACTCGGTTGGCGCACCGTCGTCGGATTCCAGACCCGCAATCCCGTCCATCGCGCGCACGAGTATCTGCAGAAAGTCGCGCTCGAAAGCGTCGACGGCTTGCTGCTGCACCCGCTCGTCGGCAAGACCAAAGGCGACGACGTCCCGGCGGACGTGCGCATGAAATGCTACAAAGTGCTGCTCGAGAAATATTATCCGATGGGCCGCACCGTGCTCGGCGTCTTTCCGGCCGCCATGCGCTATGCCGGCCCTCGTGAAGCCGTGCTGCACGCGATCGCTCGCAAGAACTACGGTGTGAGCCACTTCATCGTCGGGCGTGACCACGCCGGCGTCGGCACCTACTACGGCACATTCGAAGCGCAGCGGATCTTCGACGACATCGAAGACGAGCTCGAAATCACCATCATGCGCTTCGAGCACTCGTTTTGGTGCAATGTCTGCGAAGGAATGGCCACCACGAAGACGTGCCCGCACAAGGCGGAAGACCGCGTCGCGTTGTCGGGCACCAAGGTGCGCGACATGCTCCGCGCCGGCGAGCGCCCGCCGGCGGAATTCTCCCGCCCCGAAGTCGCGGACGTATTGATCGCGGCCATGGCAGGGACCACCGTATAG
- a CDS encoding ABC transporter ATP-binding protein, whose translation MRTFAGGAGVGPLDLSIDAGEFVSIVGPSGCGKSLLIDLIGGLTACDAGEVRVGGTAVRGPSGDRQIVFQDGELFPWLTVEGNIAYGLHARGENPVKIASAVEAFLHIVRLEKVAHLYPHELSNSMRQRTAIARALVLRPPVLLLDDPLAALDEVTRAILQREIADLWQLFKSTTVLVTHNVAEACLLGDRVVVLSASPGQVVEIAEVDASRPRTLDDVDGVVARVGMVLRTQVYERGDDHESLAGTMVHRIRPHSVG comes from the coding sequence GTGCGCACGTTCGCGGGCGGCGCCGGCGTCGGCCCCCTCGATCTTTCCATCGACGCCGGTGAGTTTGTCAGCATCGTCGGTCCGTCCGGCTGCGGCAAGTCGCTGCTCATCGATTTGATCGGCGGCCTGACCGCTTGCGACGCGGGCGAGGTGCGGGTCGGCGGCACAGCCGTCCGTGGCCCGAGCGGCGATCGTCAGATCGTCTTCCAAGACGGCGAATTGTTCCCGTGGCTGACCGTCGAAGGGAACATCGCGTACGGGTTGCACGCCCGCGGAGAAAATCCGGTGAAGATCGCGAGCGCGGTCGAAGCGTTCTTGCACATCGTACGCTTGGAGAAGGTTGCGCATCTGTACCCGCACGAGTTGTCCAATAGCATGCGGCAGCGCACGGCGATCGCGCGCGCGCTCGTCCTGCGCCCGCCGGTGCTGCTGCTCGACGATCCGTTGGCAGCGCTCGACGAGGTGACCCGGGCCATCTTGCAGCGAGAGATCGCCGACCTATGGCAACTCTTCAAGTCCACAACCGTGCTCGTGACGCATAACGTCGCGGAAGCGTGCTTGCTCGGCGATCGCGTGGTCGTGCTCTCCGCGAGTCCCGGACAAGTCGTGGAGATCGCGGAGGTAGACGCGAGCAGACCGCGGACGCTCGACGACGTCGACGGCGTGGTCGCGCGGGTCGGCATGGTGCTGCGCACCCAAGTGTACGAAAGAGGAGACGATCATGAAAGTCTTGCGGGAACTATGGTTCATCGCATTCGTCCTCATTCTGTGGGCTAG
- a CDS encoding ABC transporter permease subunit, translated as MKVLRELWFIAFVLILWASATGSGLVPAKLLPSPLVTLDALRAQIASGSIEQALAASAARLVIGYLLACALGLAFGLALSFTKEWAVGVKPVFLSLLSVPSVTFVPLMLVWFGPTDKCIIATILIHASVTMAMATVDGAAAIRSRTVQAARVLGARGWYLIRSVLIPAALPSVMSGAKQAWAYSFRALLSGELLVAGTVGLGRSLDQAQLKADVPTMIAVLLVVALFSQAVDALVFRRIEAKALLGVH; from the coding sequence ATGAAAGTCTTGCGGGAACTATGGTTCATCGCATTCGTCCTCATTCTGTGGGCTAGCGCGACCGGCAGCGGGCTCGTGCCCGCCAAACTGCTTCCGTCACCGCTCGTCACGCTCGACGCACTCCGTGCGCAAATCGCCAGCGGCTCCATCGAGCAGGCGCTGGCTGCGAGCGCCGCGCGATTGGTCATCGGTTATCTCCTGGCGTGCGCGCTCGGCCTCGCTTTCGGCCTTGCGCTCTCGTTCACGAAGGAATGGGCCGTTGGAGTGAAGCCGGTCTTCTTGAGCCTCCTCTCAGTGCCCAGCGTTACGTTTGTGCCGCTCATGCTCGTCTGGTTCGGCCCCACCGACAAGTGCATCATCGCCACGATATTGATCCACGCGTCCGTCACGATGGCGATGGCGACCGTGGACGGCGCGGCGGCTATCCGCAGCCGGACCGTGCAGGCTGCGCGCGTCCTCGGCGCTCGAGGTTGGTATCTCATCCGGTCGGTGTTGATTCCGGCGGCGCTGCCGAGCGTGATGTCCGGCGCGAAGCAGGCGTGGGCCTACTCGTTCCGCGCGCTGCTTTCCGGCGAATTGCTCGTCGCTGGAACGGTCGGTCTCGGCCGGTCTCTCGATCAAGCACAGCTCAAAGCCGACGTCCCGACCATGATCGCAGTCCTCCTTGTGGTAGCACTCTTCTCCCAGGCGGTAGACGCGTTGGTTTTCCGCCGTATCGAGGCAAAAGCGTTGCTAGGCGTCCACTAG
- the cysC gene encoding adenylyl-sulfate kinase, translated as MSTQKGFMIWFTGLSGSGKTTIARILETRIRAAGHTFESLDGDVVRTNLSKGLGFSKEDRDTNIRRIGFVGHLLQRNGVGVVCSAISPYSATRDDVREMVGEDFIEVFADCPLEICATRDGKVEMYAKAMRGELKEFTGVSDPYEAPETPELHLKTHEETPEQSADKVMRYLVERGYVAAESLVAGAR; from the coding sequence TTGTCGACACAAAAAGGCTTTATGATCTGGTTCACCGGCTTGTCCGGATCCGGCAAGACGACCATCGCGCGTATCCTTGAGACGCGCATCAGAGCTGCTGGCCACACCTTTGAGTCGCTCGACGGTGATGTCGTGCGCACCAATCTTTCCAAAGGTCTCGGCTTCTCCAAGGAAGACCGCGACACGAACATCCGGCGCATCGGCTTCGTCGGCCACCTGCTGCAGCGCAACGGCGTCGGCGTCGTGTGCTCGGCCATCTCGCCGTATAGCGCCACGCGCGACGACGTCCGCGAGATGGTGGGCGAGGACTTCATCGAAGTGTTCGCCGACTGCCCGCTTGAGATCTGCGCCACGCGCGACGGCAAAGTCGAGATGTACGCAAAGGCCATGCGCGGCGAGCTCAAGGAATTCACTGGCGTGTCGGATCCGTACGAGGCCCCCGAGACGCCCGAGCTGCACCTCAAGACGCACGAAGAGACCCCCGAGCAAAGCGCCGACAAAGTCATGCGCTATCTCGTGGAGCGCGGTTACGTCGCCGCGGAATCGCTCGTCGCGGGCGCTCGATGA
- a CDS encoding PHP domain-containing protein: MSEAYIDLQLHTNCSDGVWSPERLYEEVRARDLECFSVTDHDTIDAYPVPADLASRCVPGLEVDTEHEGHTVHLLAYGVTDPDCALLSALRKQRDERIVRMKAIVERMRGLGVDITFEDVRAQVAGGGSVGRPHLARALLAKGIVSNIQEAFDKYLADGEKGFVKLKRLTSADIVPMVHESGGIVVIAHPKRLREERHLAEIADLGVEGVEAVHPSADAEYQRHIIEFADARGLLVTGGTDFHAPETHPMPGIMFSRDRLERFLARVAALA; the protein is encoded by the coding sequence ATGAGCGAAGCCTATATCGATCTCCAGTTGCACACCAACTGCTCCGACGGCGTCTGGTCGCCAGAGCGGTTGTATGAAGAGGTCCGCGCAAGAGATCTCGAGTGTTTCTCGGTCACCGACCACGACACCATTGACGCGTATCCGGTGCCGGCCGATCTGGCGTCGCGCTGCGTGCCGGGGCTGGAAGTCGATACCGAGCACGAAGGACACACGGTGCACCTGTTGGCGTACGGCGTGACCGATCCCGATTGCGCGCTGCTGTCCGCTCTGCGCAAGCAGCGCGACGAGCGCATCGTCCGCATGAAAGCCATCGTCGAGCGGATGAGAGGCCTCGGAGTCGACATCACGTTCGAGGATGTCCGTGCACAAGTCGCCGGCGGCGGCTCTGTCGGCCGGCCGCATCTCGCGCGCGCGCTTCTCGCAAAGGGCATCGTCTCGAATATTCAGGAGGCGTTCGACAAGTATCTGGCCGATGGTGAGAAGGGCTTCGTCAAGCTCAAGCGGCTGACATCGGCCGACATCGTGCCGATGGTGCACGAATCGGGCGGCATCGTCGTGATCGCCCATCCCAAACGCCTGCGTGAAGAGCGGCATCTCGCGGAGATCGCCGACCTAGGCGTCGAGGGCGTCGAAGCCGTCCATCCGTCAGCGGATGCAGAGTATCAGCGGCATATCATCGAGTTCGCCGACGCGCGCGGGCTGCTGGTCACCGGTGGGACCGATTTCCACGCACCCGAGACGCATCCGATGCCCGGCATCATGTTCTCACGCGACCGCCTAGAGCGGTTCCTCGCACGGGTCGCCGCGCTGGCGTAG
- a CDS encoding sulfotransferase, whose translation MPDATKQEKSGMFKVSRRYPGAAVHSPWERLLLWRPVFDFDRSPKACVFLAGLARSGTTWLASVLNYHNDFRHINEPFNPWRGGVSDAFLYGLYLRPDETADKYVIPARRLVTGAQGFNYMTHHYNRRVFCTRRMIKEVRANLWLKWLHERFPEMPIALLLRHPIATVNSRMKRGNTNYFARLFDEPELIKDHLQPFRDEMDRLRGASDFEQRIFSWCVDHYVPLRQCRPGDLHLAYYEHFSETPETEIDGLFKYFSVKYDDDVLSFVKRPSPVTRKDAAINTGKSVVALWREEIASEDVAKAMRILALFGLDRLYNEGPMPDPKAAQALLAAD comes from the coding sequence ATGCCCGACGCGACGAAGCAAGAAAAGAGCGGCATGTTCAAAGTGAGCCGCCGCTATCCGGGCGCGGCCGTGCACTCCCCTTGGGAGCGCCTCTTGCTCTGGCGGCCGGTCTTCGACTTCGACCGCAGCCCAAAAGCGTGCGTGTTCCTGGCCGGACTCGCGCGAAGCGGCACGACGTGGCTCGCGAGTGTCCTCAACTACCATAACGACTTTCGTCATATCAACGAACCGTTCAACCCGTGGCGTGGCGGCGTCAGCGATGCGTTCCTCTACGGCCTCTACCTCCGGCCCGACGAAACGGCGGACAAGTATGTGATCCCGGCGCGGCGACTGGTCACCGGGGCTCAAGGCTTTAACTACATGACGCACCACTACAACCGACGCGTATTCTGCACGCGCCGCATGATCAAAGAAGTGCGCGCGAACCTGTGGCTGAAATGGCTCCACGAGCGCTTTCCCGAGATGCCTATCGCGCTTTTGCTGCGGCACCCGATCGCAACCGTCAACTCGCGCATGAAGCGCGGCAACACGAATTACTTCGCGCGCTTGTTCGATGAGCCCGAACTCATCAAGGACCATCTCCAACCGTTTCGAGACGAGATGGACCGCTTGCGCGGTGCGAGCGATTTCGAGCAGCGGATCTTCTCATGGTGCGTCGATCACTACGTGCCGTTGCGCCAATGCCGGCCGGGCGATCTGCACTTGGCGTATTACGAGCACTTCTCCGAAACGCCGGAAACCGAGATCGACGGGCTCTTCAAATACTTTTCCGTCAAGTACGACGACGACGTGTTGTCGTTCGTCAAGCGTCCCTCGCCCGTGACGCGTAAGGATGCGGCCATCAACACCGGCAAGAGCGTCGTCGCTCTGTGGCGTGAAGAGATCGCAAGCGAAGACGTCGCTAAAGCAATGCGAATACTGGCGCTGTTCGGCTTAGACCGGCTCTACAACGAAGGGCCGATGCCCGACCCGAAAGCTGCGCAAGCGCTGCTCGCCGCCGACTAG
- a CDS encoding cation diffusion facilitator family transporter has translation MTPLRTPTRHAEGQDPLSRTERARTEALFAPLLSNTLLVVAKLIVWLLSGSVSVLSEAVHSATDVFVTAVQLITVRLAARPADHDHAYGHGKFENVSAAIEAFFIMAVAAFVVWQAIAKLHAPAMPAHLEIGIAVMVASSIITWFVWVRLRKVAELEQSPALQAEAMQLQADVWTALGVAVGLAAIRITGLVIIDPILSLLIAGLIVRAAYAVTAKAVIDLTDGRLPPDQEAHIREIIERHHGIFAGYHKLRTRRAGGGEFIDFHLQMRSDMPLKEAHDQSDTIVVDIKRELPRAHVLIHLEPEE, from the coding sequence ATGACGCCGCTTCGGACGCCGACGAGACACGCTGAAGGCCAAGACCCGCTAAGCCGCACGGAGCGCGCCCGCACCGAGGCGCTGTTCGCGCCGTTGCTGTCCAACACGCTGCTCGTCGTGGCGAAACTGATCGTGTGGCTGCTGTCCGGATCGGTCAGCGTGCTTTCGGAAGCGGTGCACTCCGCTACCGACGTGTTCGTCACGGCGGTGCAATTGATCACCGTCCGGCTCGCGGCGCGGCCGGCGGACCACGACCACGCGTACGGCCACGGCAAGTTCGAAAATGTCAGCGCCGCCATCGAGGCGTTTTTCATCATGGCGGTGGCCGCGTTCGTCGTCTGGCAAGCCATCGCAAAGCTCCACGCGCCGGCCATGCCGGCGCATCTGGAGATCGGCATCGCCGTGATGGTCGCGTCGAGCATCATCACCTGGTTCGTGTGGGTGCGGCTGCGCAAAGTCGCCGAGCTCGAGCAATCCCCGGCCCTCCAGGCGGAAGCGATGCAGCTGCAAGCCGACGTGTGGACCGCGCTCGGCGTGGCCGTGGGCCTCGCCGCCATCCGCATCACGGGGCTCGTTATCATCGACCCGATACTCTCGCTGCTCATCGCCGGCCTGATCGTGCGCGCGGCGTACGCGGTGACCGCGAAGGCGGTGATCGACCTGACCGACGGCCGCCTGCCGCCCGATCAAGAAGCGCACATCCGCGAGATCATCGAGCGCCATCACGGGATCTTCGCAGGCTATCATAAGCTTCGGACGCGGCGCGCGGGCGGCGGCGAATTCATCGACTTCCATCTGCAGATGCGAAGCGACATGCCGCTCAAAGAGGCCCACGATCAATCCGATACCATTGTGGTCGATATCAAGCGCGAGCTGCCCCGCGCCCACGTGCTGATCCACCTAGAGCCCGAGGAGTAG